The Treponema phagedenis DNA segment CGTATCAAAAGTTAATCACTGTGCAACGCGATTGAGGTTTTTCTTAAAAGATGAAAGCAAGGCTTCAAAAATAGATGTCGAAAATTTAGACGGTATCGTAACAGTGGTTTTGAGTGCCGGTCAATTTCAAATTGTAATAGGTCAGCATGTTGCAAAAGTGTACAACGAAATTATGGAACTTATGGGAGAAAATCCTGTTGCTGATCAAAACGAAGGAAAGAAAAGCGTTCTAAATAAAATAATATCAACAATGTCCGCTGTCTTTGCCCCTTTTATATACATATTGGCAGCTTCAGGAATTTTACAGGGCGTTTTGATTCTTATCAATTTGGCATATCCGGCATTTGCCGATACCGGAACCTATGAAATTTTGAGCATGACCTCGTGGGCTCCTTTTGTGTTCTTGCCCATATTTATTGCAGTAACCGCATCAAAACATTTTAAGGCTAATACGTATATAGCCATAGCGGTATGTGCCGCACTCGTCAGTCCGACTCTTTCATCGATGGTTGCAAGAATACAGGCGGGAGAAAGCATAACATTATTTTTTATGAATCTGAGCCCAACCGTCTACACGGCAACCGTATTACCCGCATTATTTTTGGTGTGGTGGTTATCGTATTTAGAAAAATTTTTGGATAGAATTTTTCATGCAGTTGTAAGAGGACTATTTACTCCGTTTTTTTCGATAGTAATAACCGTGCCGCTCACCTTGTTGATAATAGGCCCGATAACGGCGACAGGGGCGAACATGGTTGCAAACGGATATAATTTCCTTGTTGCGGCGGCAAGACCTGTGGCGGCAATTGTTATAGGCGGATTTTGGCAAGTCTTTGTATTATTTGGAGTACACTGGGGTATAACACCTGTAGTACTTGCTAACTTTGATCTATACGGGAGGGACAGCTTTCAAGCCTATCAAACAATAGCGGTTATAGCGCAAGTCGGAGCAGCTTTAGGGGTAGCACTTAAAACAAGAGATAAAAAATTAAAGGGCGTCGGAATATCGGCCTTTGTTACCGGCCTTTTCGGTATAACCGAACCGGCAATATACGGAACAAACCTCAGGTTTAAAAAGCCCTTTATCGTTGCCTGTGTGTCGGGAGCCATAGGAGCCTTAGTTGCAAGCTTTTTTTCTCCGTATTATTTTATCTATGCGGGACTGCCGGGGCCGCTTACTTTGGTAAATGCTTTCAACAAAGAATTTCCCTTGTCTTTAATAGGTGAACTTATAGGTGCCGCCATAGCATTTTCCTTGCCTATAGCGGTAGTTTTTCTAAGCGGTTACGGAAAAGATAGCACCACTGATGCGGATAACAAAGATTTTATAAACAAAGATATACAAAATAAAATAAATTCAAAAATAGAAAAACTTGCAAAAGAAGAAAAAATTGTCAGCATTGCAAAACCGATAAAAGGAAAAACCATAAAAATGACAGAAGTGAATGACGAAGCTTTTTCTTCTGAAACGATGGGGAAGGGCGCTGCTATTGTTCCCGAAGAAGGAAAGGTTTATGCTCCTTTTAACGGAGAGGTTGTTTTTCTTGCAGACACCTTACACGCTATCAGCATGCTTTTAGATAACGGTGTGGACGTACTGATACATTTTGGTCTTGATACCGTAACATTAAACGGTAAAGGTTTTAAAGCCTTTGTCAAAGAGGGGGATAAAATAAAACAAGGCGACTTATTGTTGGAAGCAGACCTTGACTATATCAGATCTCAAAATTTAGATATAACAACTCCGATACTCATCAACAATTCAGATGATTATAAAGAAGTTGAGATTACCGAAGATATACATAGGTTTTTGGTTCTGAAAAAATGATAAAAATAATTTTTACCGACATGGACGGCACCTTCTTAGACAGCACGGGCACATATAACAAAGCCTACTTTAAAGAAGTCTATCGCAAAATGAAAGAGCAAAATATAATCTTTGTTCCCTGTTCAGGGAAGCAATGCGAGCGAATAGAAGAACTGTTTGACGATTGTGGGGAAGAACTCCATATAATAGGAGACAGTGCTGCAAGGATTAAGTATAGGGGAAAGTATATTTATGAAGCTTTGCTTGATAACAACACAGCCAAGGAAATAATAAAAGATTTTTCTGCGCAATACGATGTTGCCATCGTAGCCTGCACTTCTGAGGGGGCTTATGTAAAAGATACAATAAGTGAAGAAGATTTTAAGGTGATACGGCATTCGTATGCGATTGTAAAAAAAATTAAAGACTATGCCGAACTTACTGATAATTTTATAAAGGTCAGCATATATGATAAAAAAAAGCGCTGTTTTACCATACTAAAAGATTTAAAAAAATATGCGGACAGAGCATATATAGTCGCTTCAGAAGATGCATGGATAGATATTACTCATAAAAAAGTGCATAAAGGGGCAGCCATTAAATGGCTCATAGAACATTTGCATTTAAACAGAGCAGAAGCTATGGGCTTTGGCGACGGACCCAATGACATAGAACTTATCAATGAGGTTGAGTATAGCTTTAGCGTTTCCAATGCGGTTGACGAGCTGAAAGAAAAATCTTTTTTTATAACAAAATCCAATGATGAAGACGGTGTGTTAAAAACAATCGATATGATTTTAAAATTACAGGAGGTAATACATGAATAAAGATTTTTTATGGGGAGGCGCTGTTGCGGCGCATCAATTGGAAGGAGCTTGGAATGAAGGAAATAAGGGACCAAGCGTAGTAGATGTTATGACTGCCGGAGGACAGGGCAAACCGCGCATCATAACCGACGAAATCGAAGACGGCGTTTTTTATCCCAATCATGAAGCTATCGATTTTTATCATCGATACAAAGATGATATTAAACTGTTTGCCGAAATGGGACTTAAATGCTTTAGAACTTCCATCGCATGGTCAAGAATTTATCCTAAGGGCATAGAAGAAGAACCTAATGAAGAAGGCTTGCAATTCTATGATGATTTGTTTGATGAGTTGCGCAAGTATAACATAGAGCCGGTAATAACAATTACACACTTTGAAATGCCCTTGTATCTTGCAAAAGAATATGGCGGCTTCAGGGACAGAAAAGTCATAGACTATTTTGTGAAATTTGCCGAAACCGTTTTTAAAAGATACAAAAATAAAGTTACATATTGGATGACCTTC contains these protein-coding regions:
- a CDS encoding beta-glucoside-specific PTS transporter subunit IIABC codes for the protein MEQYKKLAEQILLKVGGKENVSKVNHCATRLRFFLKDESKASKIDVENLDGIVTVVLSAGQFQIVIGQHVAKVYNEIMELMGENPVADQNEGKKSVLNKIISTMSAVFAPFIYILAASGILQGVLILINLAYPAFADTGTYEILSMTSWAPFVFLPIFIAVTASKHFKANTYIAIAVCAALVSPTLSSMVARIQAGESITLFFMNLSPTVYTATVLPALFLVWWLSYLEKFLDRIFHAVVRGLFTPFFSIVITVPLTLLIIGPITATGANMVANGYNFLVAAARPVAAIVIGGFWQVFVLFGVHWGITPVVLANFDLYGRDSFQAYQTIAVIAQVGAALGVALKTRDKKLKGVGISAFVTGLFGITEPAIYGTNLRFKKPFIVACVSGAIGALVASFFSPYYFIYAGLPGPLTLVNAFNKEFPLSLIGELIGAAIAFSLPIAVVFLSGYGKDSTTDADNKDFINKDIQNKINSKIEKLAKEEKIVSIAKPIKGKTIKMTEVNDEAFSSETMGKGAAIVPEEGKVYAPFNGEVVFLADTLHAISMLLDNGVDVLIHFGLDTVTLNGKGFKAFVKEGDKIKQGDLLLEADLDYIRSQNLDITTPILINNSDDYKEVEITEDIHRFLVLKK
- a CDS encoding Cof-type HAD-IIB family hydrolase, whose translation is MIKIIFTDMDGTFLDSTGTYNKAYFKEVYRKMKEQNIIFVPCSGKQCERIEELFDDCGEELHIIGDSAARIKYRGKYIYEALLDNNTAKEIIKDFSAQYDVAIVACTSEGAYVKDTISEEDFKVIRHSYAIVKKIKDYAELTDNFIKVSIYDKKKRCFTILKDLKKYADRAYIVASEDAWIDITHKKVHKGAAIKWLIEHLHLNRAEAMGFGDGPNDIELINEVEYSFSVSNAVDELKEKSFFITKSNDEDGVLKTIDMILKLQEVIHE